From a single Calothrix sp. NIES-2098 genomic region:
- a CDS encoding NADH ubiquinone oxidoreductase 20 kDa subunit, whose translation MANVLWLQGGACSGNTMSFLNAQEPTVCDLISDFGINLLWHPSLGMELGSNLQQLLRDCILGNIPLDILVFEGTVVNAPNGTGEWNRFADRPMKEWLSDLSKAANFVVAVGDCATWGGIPATAPNPTQSQGLQFLKRQEGGFLGKDFRSKSGLPVINIPGCPAHPDWITQILVAIATGRIGDITLDELHRPQTFFKSFTQTGCTRNIHFAYKATAAEFGQRRGCLFYDLGCRGPMTHSSCNRILWNRVSSKTRAGMPCLGCTEPEFPFFDLKPGTVFKTQTLMGTPKELPPGIKAKDYALLTVAAKNAAPNWTEEDIFTV comes from the coding sequence ATGGCTAACGTACTATGGCTGCAAGGTGGTGCTTGTTCGGGAAACACCATGTCATTTTTGAATGCACAAGAACCGACAGTGTGCGATCTAATTAGCGACTTTGGCATTAACTTACTTTGGCATCCATCTTTAGGGATGGAACTGGGTAGCAATTTGCAACAACTACTGCGGGATTGTATTCTCGGAAATATTCCTCTAGATATCCTTGTATTTGAAGGTACGGTTGTTAACGCCCCCAACGGTACAGGTGAATGGAATCGTTTTGCCGATCGCCCGATGAAAGAATGGTTAAGTGACCTCTCTAAAGCGGCGAACTTTGTCGTTGCTGTCGGAGACTGTGCTACTTGGGGAGGAATTCCCGCGACAGCACCTAACCCTACCCAATCCCAAGGGCTACAATTTCTCAAACGTCAAGAAGGTGGGTTTTTAGGCAAAGATTTCCGCAGCAAATCAGGATTACCCGTAATTAATATTCCCGGATGTCCAGCCCATCCTGATTGGATTACTCAAATTTTAGTTGCGATCGCCACCGGACGTATCGGCGACATCACACTTGATGAACTACACCGTCCCCAAACCTTCTTCAAGAGTTTTACCCAAACAGGCTGTACCCGTAACATCCACTTTGCCTACAAAGCCACTGCGGCCGAATTTGGTCAGCGTAGAGGCTGCTTATTCTATGACCTAGGTTGTCGCGGCCCGATGACACATTCGTCTTGTAACCGCATCTTGTGGAACCGTGTCTCTTCCAAAACCCGCGCCGGAATGCCTTGTTTAGGTTGTACCGAACCAGAATTCCCCTTCTTTGATCTTAAACCCGGAACAGTCTTCAAAACCCAAACATTGATGGGAACTCCTAAAGAACTACCTCCAGGTATCAAAGCAAAAGACTATGCCTTACTCACAGTTGCGGCAAAAAATGCAGCACCCAACTGGACAGAAGAAGACATTTTTACTGTTTAG
- a CDS encoding nickel-dependent hydrogenase large subunit translates to MTTQTLDISPVGRVEGDLDVRVEIEDGYVVNAWTQAELFRGFEVILRGKDPQAGLIVTPRICGICGASHLSCASWALDTAWGTEVPRNAILARNLGQIVESLQSIPRYFYGLYAIDLTNKKYQNSPFYEEATRRFAAFTGKSYEIGVTISGSPVQIYALLGGQWPHSSYMVPGGVMCAPTLTDVTRAWSILEYFRTNWIEPVWLGCSLERYEQIKTYDDFMAWIDESPNHANSDLGFYWRMGLDIGLDKYGAGVGKYMTWGYLPHEDKYQKPTIEGRNAATIMKSGVYDSFSDTHTLMEHTFARENTIHSWYDEGTENIHPFDRTTQPSPKNTKDFNNAYSWATAVSHIEYGRLETGPFARQMVAGGKHGESWQHYDGFILSMFKAMGGASIHLRQLGRMHELVKLYRQAEHCLREFRLNDPWYIKPQEKDGRGWGATEAARGALCHWVELEGGKIKNYQVVAPTTWNVGPRDSQGIRGPIEEALVGTPIYDPTDPVEVGHVARSFDSCLVCTVHAHDRKTGEELARFRTA, encoded by the coding sequence ATGACAACCCAAACATTAGACATCTCACCAGTTGGTAGAGTAGAAGGCGATTTAGATGTCCGCGTAGAAATTGAAGATGGCTATGTAGTCAACGCCTGGACACAAGCCGAACTCTTCCGGGGATTTGAAGTCATCTTACGCGGTAAAGACCCCCAAGCCGGATTAATCGTCACACCTCGTATTTGTGGAATTTGTGGTGCTTCTCACCTTTCTTGTGCATCCTGGGCATTAGATACAGCATGGGGAACAGAAGTCCCGCGTAATGCGATTTTGGCTAGGAATTTAGGCCAAATCGTTGAATCACTACAAAGTATCCCTCGTTACTTTTATGGTCTATATGCGATCGACTTGACCAATAAAAAGTACCAAAACAGTCCTTTTTATGAAGAAGCCACGAGACGCTTTGCCGCCTTTACTGGCAAATCTTATGAAATTGGCGTCACTATTTCTGGTAGCCCTGTACAAATTTACGCCCTCTTAGGCGGCCAATGGCCCCACTCTAGTTACATGGTTCCTGGTGGTGTCATGTGCGCCCCCACGCTAACAGACGTTACCCGTGCTTGGTCAATTTTAGAATACTTCCGCACTAACTGGATAGAACCAGTATGGTTAGGTTGTTCTCTAGAACGCTACGAGCAAATCAAGACTTATGATGACTTTATGGCGTGGATAGATGAAAGCCCCAATCATGCCAATTCTGACTTGGGTTTTTACTGGCGCATGGGCTTAGATATTGGTCTAGATAAATACGGTGCTGGTGTTGGTAAATATATGACTTGGGGATATTTACCCCACGAGGATAAATATCAAAAACCCACGATTGAAGGGCGAAATGCTGCCACCATCATGAAAAGTGGAGTGTATGACAGCTTCTCTGACACCCACACTTTAATGGAACATACCTTTGCCCGCGAGAATACCATTCACTCTTGGTATGACGAAGGGACAGAGAATATTCATCCTTTTGACCGCACAACTCAACCAAGCCCAAAAAATACAAAAGATTTCAACAACGCCTATTCTTGGGCAACTGCGGTCAGTCACATAGAATACGGACGCTTAGAAACCGGCCCCTTTGCACGGCAAATGGTTGCAGGTGGCAAACATGGAGAGTCTTGGCAGCACTATGACGGATTTATCCTGAGTATGTTCAAAGCAATGGGCGGTGCTAGCATTCATCTGCGCCAACTGGGACGAATGCACGAACTAGTGAAGTTGTACCGCCAAGCCGAACACTGCTTACGCGAATTTCGCTTAAACGATCCTTGGTATATCAAACCCCAAGAAAAAGATGGCAGAGGTTGGGGTGCAACCGAAGCCGCCAGAGGTGCCCTGTGCCATTGGGTAGAATTGGAGGGCGGTAAAATTAAGAATTACCAAGTTGTGGCCCCGACCACATGGAATGTAGGCCCTCGCGACAGTCAAGGAATACGCGGCCCGATTGAAGAAGCCTTAGTCGGGACACCAATTTATGACCCCACCGATCCTGTAGAAGTTGGTCATGTCGCCCGTTCGTTTGACTCTTGCCTGGTGTGTACCGTTCACGCCCACGATCGCAAAACAGGTGAAGAATTAGCACGTTTCCGCACAGCTTAA
- a CDS encoding Rieske [2Fe-2S] domain-containing protein yields the protein MTNLEELVQEINRFEAIVSEWDESQRCVVVGLKRAIEALHKTALKRLIQNLKEESMSALRHAVADEVVYAVLLYHELVKPPKPPLEQRIQIALDEVRPSLQSHNGDIELVAIKLPDTVEVRLIGTCSNCPASTLTLSQGVEQAIKSHCPEITKVIAVNSGAKVESSKSNLTSPFSSQRGSTWVRVTTFDKIPESGILAVRVAGNSFILYRQGINIRCYQNACSHLGSTLDKGKVENGIITCPAHSFQYRLETGECLTVPDVSLQSYPLKIREDKVFVQL from the coding sequence ATGACTAACCTTGAAGAATTGGTGCAAGAAATCAACCGCTTTGAAGCAATTGTATCTGAGTGGGATGAAAGTCAAAGATGCGTAGTTGTAGGGTTAAAAAGAGCAATTGAAGCTTTACATAAAACAGCCTTGAAGCGTTTAATTCAAAACCTCAAGGAAGAATCTATGTCAGCTTTGCGTCATGCTGTAGCTGACGAAGTTGTCTATGCAGTATTGCTATATCACGAATTGGTCAAACCACCAAAACCACCTTTAGAACAACGTATTCAAATAGCCCTTGATGAAGTTCGTCCAAGCTTACAAAGCCATAATGGAGATATAGAATTAGTAGCAATTAAACTTCCAGATACAGTAGAAGTCAGATTAATAGGAACTTGCAGTAATTGCCCAGCTTCTACTTTGACTTTATCGCAAGGAGTCGAACAGGCTATTAAATCTCATTGTCCAGAAATTACAAAAGTTATTGCTGTGAATAGTGGGGCTAAGGTTGAGAGTTCTAAGTCTAATTTAACAAGTCCATTTTCATCTCAAAGAGGCTCTACCTGGGTAAGGGTCACAACTTTTGATAAAATTCCTGAATCTGGTATTTTAGCAGTAAGAGTTGCAGGTAATTCTTTTATTTTATATCGGCAAGGTATTAATATTAGATGTTACCAAAATGCTTGCTCTCATCTAGGATCTACTTTAGATAAAGGTAAAGTGGAAAATGGGATTATTACTTGCCCTGCTCATAGTTTTCAGTATAGGTTAGAGACAGGTGAATGTTTAACGGTTCCTGATGTTTCGCTTCAGTCATATCCGTTAAAAATTAGAGAAGATAAAGTTTTTGTTCAATTGTAA